The genomic DNA TCACATACAATACTATCAAACTTAagtgttaaatttaaatatttaacatcCCACCTATCTGCAGGTTTTGGTGCTGGAAGGccatttttatatgtatttttaaactaTACATAACATTTTGAAACTTAAGtctaaatatgttgtatttgatAAGACAATTCtactcatttaaaatttaaaacgtaTATGTAAATAGAAGTTTTATGGCAGCCAACGCTAGAGACATTGGTAAATAAGtagaacaacaacaatggcaaTGGCTTGGCCATTTCTTTATctaacacacaaaaatattggTTGCTATGCTCGtaaatcattattattgatcATATTCCCTTATAAATATTGTTTAGAAAAACAATGGACTTGTAGTCAAATATTTTTGATGCACTTTTAAACAGTACGCAATGAATCTTTTTATCGAAATAGTCAAACCATACCAGTATTTTCAACACATGTTGATTGCGTTTCAAGAATTGAGAagttttgaatttgtttctctaaGGATGAAGCTATACGAATTTTATGCTAGTAAAAGACATGGCATTACGATGATATTATTTAGCAGAtgacacaaaaagaaaaaagaacaaacaacgATTCAATTTCTCTTTTAGATGATATTTCTTTACCAATTAACTTTTTTACTACTGTCAAAAATGAAAAGGTGAAAGTTAAGTAATATCGATCAATTCTAGCCATAGCTCGATAAATGGGAGGGTTGTTACTTATTATTGTTTGGCACAAAAAAAACgtacaaatgaaaaaaagatgaagaaagataATGGACCGAACAGCTATAATGTGCCTTTAGGCCAAGTCCAATGGGATGGCAAAACTGTATAATAGGGTGAAAGTGATGATTTTTTTGTCTCCAACGACTGTCTATTTTACACTATAATAGTGTGATTCGTTTTACACCACTATATTTAGTGTTTTACTGTAGCGATGCCAAACactataatattgtttttttttaaatgttattctaatttaaaataacttagttatagtaaattaaatataagtttagtattattatataagAATCTAGTTAAGTTTGtaataaaatgtaataaaccaaaacagttttgtagtttttaatcttcataatataaattattaatttgtagaaaatattaaaactaattagtaatttgattgataatatatataataaaattcaccatcttcttcatgtTGGTTTGTTTGTGCTCTTTTCCCAAAATTCATCTTCTTTCGTTTTCAATATAAGCACGAGAGGCTGGATCACTTATAGAATTCAAATcagcaaaatattttattttcttctttcattcttACAACCTTGATCTTTTGCCTTTGAATTCCTTCCCTTTAGAAGAGCTTTTCGTAATAGCTTTGATAAGTTTATCATTTTGTCGGACCATCACGCTTATGGAGTAAAAAAGTATTACATGATATAATGACAACATGTATTATAATGCATAATATGATTATAGAAGATGAACGTGATATTGATGCAACAATTAAAGAACGGGTTGAAGTTCCGAGTGCAGAAGTTGAGATGAcgagtgatgatgatgctcGATTTCAAGAATTTTTAGCTCGACATagacaaattaaaattaaagatcGAGAAGCTCATATTGAACTTCGAAATGCGTTAATAGAACATTTGTGGTCGGAGTATATTAATTCTGAAAATTAGTatgatgtaatttgtttttattatttttattttatcctttgtaattttatattaattaataaataaaaattattatataattcagaacatctttattttaataatataataatatagaataGTATTTTTAGTGTAATATTTGGTGTTGTGGTTAgagatgaaattttatttagggttaaaaatacaccaaatataGTGTTATTTCAGCGATATTATGGTTGGAGATGCCTTAGTCTGGAAGCGCTTCGTTAGCTCTTTCGTGCcagttaataaataataagcAGACAATGACATTCACCTTAAACTATACTATTAAACTCAAATCATATTATCTCATCTCTCACCTCTCGTGACGTGGGTCGTCGTGGAATATATAAGAAGATGACGGTTATTAGTATTGTTCATATTCCCTTATAAAATATAGCTTAGAAAAACaatggagaaaaataaaatagtatctcaacccaaaacaaaaccatgaaaACATCTAACAcactaaaaagaagaataccAAACACTACTAATACTAGAAGAACGAAGTCAAAGTCTTGTATTTTAGTTTGGGTACTCTTCTCCGTCTCAATCCAATTTCTTCGACTCGTTTGTGGGTTCCACCACAAATTTGACTTTCACGGGGAAAACGAATACGTACGCAATTCTATGAAAGTTTGGAAAACACACTTTTTCGTGTATACAATTTCtttctttacattttattattgtattttcttttcatcttttacagttatatgtatataacatAATTATCATTACATGTGAACTATTTGGATAGTTTAACGATTATTTTGTTTACGTACGTTTATACATGTGTagaatttggattatttataaCGCGCATATACACATTTATTTACATATGAATGGAAACTTGTCAAAGATTTGAATGGGCAATAAGTTTACAAATGgagtaattattattacaaaagaaaatatttaaataaataaaaaacaaaagagagtttTAGTAGCTTGGTCAAATAAGAAAGATTACCATgcatgaaaatgaaaacaattgaAACAATAATCTGAACACAGAGCATCAAAAATAAACTAAGGCAATAAATGTTACTCCCCCTATCCCTTAAAAGTTGATGTTTAAgagtatttatataaattaggaTATTACCCGTGCTACGCCGCGGTataagtttttttctattttattttagttataagttttgttctttgttttttgttttttccaatttcgtaatataatatatgttgttggtaattttaagaataatttttttgagaatttgttaaaaatactatttttgatATACCCTTTTTCAATAATACccttttttggtcatttttatttttgtcctcctttaatttttatgactattttacccttagatgaaaaatattttaatcaataaaaagaaaaacaaaattttctcaccaaaaaaatTTTCGACatattttcccaccaaaaaattTTCgtaaaaaatttcccgccaaaaaaaatttacaaagtttttaaaaggttttataaggtagaaaccttataaaagccttataaacaccttataaaggcttttacaagatttttttaaaggttttttaaacaccttgtaaatgcttttacagtgttttaaaaggtttttaaaaggtttttaaacactttgtaaacgattttacaatgtttttaaacaccttgtaaaaaatgtttttataatgtttttaaacacattacaaacgcttttaaaagctttttaaaagcatttacaaggttttgaaaaacgtttacaaggtttttaaacaccttaaacaccttgtaaacgcttttaaaaacttttaaaagcgtttacaatgtttttataaggtataaatttcgATTTCAAAAAATGTTGCAGTCCAATTAATATTACTTTTGATGTCAATAATCTTCAGTCACACTTTCTATTGGGAAACCGTATCACATTATTACAACAGTACACAACaaataagaagagaagatgaagaagaagtagctTGGACAAATAAGAAAGGTTACCATGCATGAAGATGAAAACAACTGAAACAATAATCTGAACACAAAGCATCAAAAATAAACAGTAAGACCAAACACTTCGAGTATAAAGACGGTGATATATGACTAATTGAGGTATTGCTCCAATGCTAACCACCTAGCTCCAAACTTGTGTGGTTTAAGTAACCTAAGAGCACGAGAAGCTCTATGTTTATGTCTGTTATCCTTAACCAATCTCATAAATCCAACAAGAAAACTATGAACCGAGCCCAGCTCTGCTCTAAACCCCTTCCCTTCCACCAAAATGTTAAACAGAAAATCCAATACAAATTCTATTCTATACACATTACCTACACCTACACATTCACAAAAGTAAATTAAGAGAGCAACTTGCATTACACATACTCAGATCTCCTCCATACCGACTTTTATTTTGGAACCTTTGTTTCATGACTTTAAATATAAGGAGGATTATCCTCTGCAGCGGATCTGCTTTCCTCACGTATGTCATAACGATAGATATAATTCAATGTTGTAAAATCGAGTTCTAGTTCTTTGTCGTAGCCTTGTAGGTACTATCTCACATGTTGATTTGAAATCAATgtgtatcaaaaaaaaaatataccaccTATGATTATCACATTGACACACAATATTGACATAAACAACCAATATATGGCCAGACTTCATAGCAAATAGTTCTAAGAGAATCATTGAGTTTAAGGATCTCTGCcaagagtttaaaaaaataacttaaagtTTACTACTTTCTTCTCGCTGTACTCTTTTAgagaaatcatttttttaacagTGAACCTTATAGATAAGAAGGGGATTTTCCCGGACTTGCATGGAGACGCAACATAGTGTAAGCTTAGCAAACCATTGGCCACAATTTGAAAGCATGATTCATACttttttccacaattttttttgaacgGGCCCGCAAGTTCTTAAGATAGTCTTACAAAGGATCAAACTCTACAAatcaaaatttcttaaatcaACAAATTGCTTACCTTTGATCGAACAAACTTAgagttaaaaacaatttttgaaCCATTTTTACGGAGGAAGATAGATCGGTGAGAGATAAGACGAGATGCAACTTTGATtgaataaatcaataatttCATTGATGCTCGAAATCGTACTGCTTCTCATGGTAGGTGCTATGTAAAGATGCATCCTTGATCTTGTAGCCCCAAAGTCGTAATCAGACCTAGgggtgggcaaaaaaaccgaaatccaaaaaccaaaccgaaccagatcgaaataaatggtttggttatggttaaatctaaaaatctgtttggtttttattttaattaaccatttggtttaggtttggtttggttaaaaaccgtaaaaccgaattgtttttttggtttttataaaaatttaggataattagatataataactaattagtttctcaagcttataaatttatattatataacaatatcaataatttttttctttattgggcttTAGTTATTGATCTCCTATTACTCTATCGAATTACAAAACttagcttatatatatttataattacttttatgattatttttagttatgtatcaactatttattttttttaaaacatgaaataaccgttaaaaaccggtaccaaaccgaaaccgaaccaaactatGATACGTAtagtttttatatggtttcatttttgatgaaaccgaaaaaccataaaccgaaaaaccgaaccgtaaccaaaccgaattatatatggtttctttatggttccatttttataaaaccaaaaaaaccgtaaaccaaaaaaaccgaaccgaaaaaccgaacgccCACCCCTAATCAGATcaataaaattgaacaaaccCCTAATTCCACCAAATCCTGAAGACGATagtataaacaacaacaaagaagaagaaaacgagcGTCGTTTCTTTTTTCATGACCATATAGTTTTGAGCATTGCCAGCGGGAATGCTCTATGAGATTCTaggcccaaaaaaaattaaaaaatctataatgtAATCCAATAATTCAATAATCGTTTCTCATATTGGAAGCTTGAGCAACCGATAAGGAACAACACGTGTTATTTGTTGTCGggtaaatataaaagaaaaaaaatcgatccacatatttaattaatatttttaatgaagaATGTACCCTGTCCCTAATAGATTGATGTTGTATGATTTATTTGTGTTCCTAAAAGATtaatttttgtagattaaaaaattaaaaatcacctttttactttatgttttttcaaacaTATCATTTATTTAATGGTTCATATTTTCTCTATCTACTaataagtaattataaattcatttataaataaaaactaaacttttcttaatatgtgtgataatgtcaaaacatcaatttattatGGACACAAGGAGTATAAAATAGTGGAGGTTTTTTGGTGtgaataataaatttgtaacatAGAAAGAAAGCTTAGCTAGAACATTTCTTAATTTCTCAAAGTACATAAAAAGGGAAAAGATAAATAACtagtaaaattacaaaatctatactaatatatagagaagaagataagagataaAAGTACATACTATTAGCTAGATCCCATAAAGAGACAGACTCATCAGATCAAACAAAGAGCAGACCGTGTGTTCATTCTTGGATTTGAGACGTTtgatcatatttatatataatcaatcaaaattcaaaactatatgatcagaaaaaaacaacattacTAATTACTAGCTTTAGTCTTCAAATATAGGAATATCAATTGAATGTGCGTGTTGAATTCGACACTTTGATGAACAACATAtcactaataaattttgtttaagtaTATTTTCCTGAAGTACGTACGTACGCGGTATAATTTTTTCagtcaaagatgtcaaaccatCAATGAGTCTGACCAACCAAATAATAGGTTTAGTTACGAACCAAATGGGCCGGATGAATTTTAGTGGACCTAATAATGACATGCATAACCTACAAAGTTCAAGAAACGGCCTAAACGGTTAAAATGATAAACGAAACGAGCTAATTAAAGAGAGGAAAGCTAACAATacactcttttgttttttaagagCATTGCCAGTGAGGGATGTTCTATGAGTTTCTaggccccaaaaaaaaataaaaaatccataaTGTAGTCCAATAATTCAAGAATCGTTTCTCATATTGGAAGCTTGAGCAACCGATAACAAACGACACGTGTTATTGGTTGTCGggtaaatataaaagaaaaaaatcaatccatatatttaattaatatttttaatgaagaATGCTACTCTGTCCCTAATAGATTGAtgttgtagttttttttgtgttcctaaaagattaattttgtagattaaaaaactaaaaatcacctttttactttatgtttttcaaacatataatttatttaatggtTCATATTTTCTCTATC from Camelina sativa cultivar DH55 chromosome 7, Cs, whole genome shotgun sequence includes the following:
- the LOC109125369 gene encoding uncharacterized protein LOC109125369, with translation MSDKDNGLFTRTKEIVLTNPDKGLKEAVDKVYHFVGPSRLWSKKVLHDIMTTCIIMHNMIIEDERDIDATIKERVEVPSAEVEMTSDDDARFQEFLARHRQIKIKDREAHIELRNALIEHLWSEYINSEN